One segment of Carya illinoinensis cultivar Pawnee chromosome 13, C.illinoinensisPawnee_v1, whole genome shotgun sequence DNA contains the following:
- the LOC122291296 gene encoding uncharacterized protein LOC122291296 — MMAVDLHSPELLLPSNLLYDAEATVAETNLNLKECSTYYQSWEALPGTESVFSSPVESELGSAEAGTDMDDDYIAELARQMAHSMLDDDGENSLPCSEKSGKTWGSADSPQSTLWSPLGSNLGSPDGPSQEPSPPPTPLIFGGDRPFSDGTYDVGRLEKMDLNDYEMPKYLDEGLRSMPFKPNVGLNSNEALTDDQLRAIQFSRPKQRVPTQQGSPNWGGQAKISQQPERRQQPQQFQKKGGSVDGGRATRTNPWIQTQQQVKCHQQNGSGMKIFFLGSDSGSTESSCGTGVFLPRGIWYSSESRKKPGCSPVFIPARVVQALQHHFDQMSVRSQSNAGGSSLQHDASMMGRRNILNSKQKRHSRTVPVTSHHDIGLPQEWTY; from the exons ATGATGGCTGTTGACCTACACAGTCCGGAGTTACTGCTTCCCTCTAACTTACTCTATGACGCGGAAGCTACTGTTGCAGAGACGAATCTCAATCTCAAAGAGTGTTCAACCTATTATCAGTCCTGGGAAGCTCTACCCGGAACTGAATCGGTTTTCAGTTCTCCTGTTGAGTCGGAACTCGGTTCGGCCGAGGCAGGGACTGACATGGACGACGATTACATTGCCGAGCTAGCTCGCCAGATGGCTCACAGCATGCTCGACGACGATGGCGAAAACTCCCTCCCTTGCTCTGAGAAATCCGGAAAG ACATGGGGTTCGGCTGATTCGCCACAATCAACGCTCTGGTCACCGCTGGGCTCGAACCTTGGAAGCCCAGATGGTCCATCTCAAGAACCATCGCCACCACCTACTCCTCTCATCTTTGGAGGAGACCGGCCCTTTTCGGATGGCACCTACGATGTTGGAAGGTTGGAGAAGATGGACCTAAACGATTACGAGATGCCCAAATACCTAGATGAAGGACTTCGGAGCATGCCATTCAAACCAAATGTTGGGTTAAACTCAAACGAAGCTCTCACTGACGATCAACTGCGTGCTATTCAA TTCTCTAGACCGAAACAGCGTGTTCCGACCCAACAAGGCTCTCCGAATTGGGGAGGACAAGCTAAAATTTCTCAGCAACCCGAGCGAAGACAACAGCCACAGCAGTTTCAGAAGAAAGGTGGGTCTGTCGATGGAGGAAGGGCAACTCGTACAAACCCATGGATTCAGACCCAGCAACAGGTAAAGTGTCACCAGCAAAACGGATCGGGTATGAAGATATTTTTCCTGGGTAGCGATTCAGGAAGTACCGAGTCATCATGTGGGACAGGTGTTTTCTTGCCTCGCGGAATCTGGTACTCTTCGGAATCACGCAAGAAACCag GATGCTCCCCTGTGTTTATCCCCGCAAGAGTAGTGCAGGCCCTACAGCACCATTTTGACCAAATGAGCGTGAGGTCTCAATCCAATGCGGGTGGTTCTTCTCTTCAACATG ATGCGTCGATGATGGGTAGGAGAAATATCTTAAATTCAAAGCAGAAACGCCACAGTCGGACGGTGCCAGTCACGAGCCATCATGATATCGGTCTGCCTCAAGAATGGACGTATTGA